In Balearica regulorum gibbericeps isolate bBalReg1 chromosome 2, bBalReg1.pri, whole genome shotgun sequence, one DNA window encodes the following:
- the TRDMT1 gene encoding tRNA (cytosine(38)-C(5))-methyltransferase isoform X2, with translation MILMSPPCQPFTRIGLQGDISDPRTKSFLYILDVLPRLQKLPKYLLLENVKGFESSSARNELLRTLEICGFKYQEFLLSPTCLGIPNSRLRYFLIAKLHQEPFSFQAPGQILTRFPDQDQEDLFKDEVTNKVDEASCSLSSEEKNLDPNVGPDCSSKKSLPKGPFLFKLETVEEMERKHGQDNDSSIQMLKDFLEDENEEMSQYFLPPKSLLRYAFLLDIVKPTCRRSTCFTKGYGHYVEGTGSVLQTAVDVQLESVFKHIEELPEEEKLMKLSTLKLRYFTPREIANLHGFPLEFGFPDKVTIKQRYRLLGNSLNVHVVAKLISILLG, from the exons aATTGGGCTGCAAGGTGACATATCTGATCCACGGACAAAGAGCTTTCTCTATATCCTTGATGTTCTCCCAAG gcTCCAGAAGCTTCCAAAATACCtacttttagaaaatgttaaagGATTTGAATCCTCTTCTGCAAG AAATGAACTTTTGCGAACATTAGAAATATGTGGATTTAAATATCAAGAATTTCTCCTGTCTCCAACCTGT CTTGGCATTCCCAATTCTAGGCTGCGATATTTTCTAATTGCAAAGCTTCACCAAGaaccattttcctttcaagctCCTGGTCAG ATATTGACAAGATTCCCAGATCAGGATCAAGAAGACTTATTCAAGGATGAAGTCACTAACAAAGTGGATGAAGCTAGCTGTTCCTTGTCTTCTGAAGAGAAGAATCTGGATCCAAACGTTGGTCCTGATTGCAGCAGCAAGAAGAGTTTACCAAAAGGGCCCTTTCTTTTTAAGCTTGAAACAGtagaagaaatggaaaggaaacacGGTCAGGACAATGATTCCTCTATTCAAATGCTGAAAGATTTCttggaagatgaaaatgaagaaatgagtcAGTATTTTTTACCACCCAAGTCCTTACTGCGCTATGCTTTCTTGTTAGACATTGTTAAGCCCACCTGCCGGAGATCCACATGCTTTACAAAAGG gTATGGACACTATGTAGAAGGGACAGGCTCGGTTCTGCAGACAGCAGTAGATGTACAG CTTGAATCAGTCTTTAAACACATTGAGGAGTTACCAGAAGAAGAGAAGCTTATGAAATTGTCAACACTAAAACTGAGGTACTTTACCCCAAGAGAAATAGCAAATCTTCATGGATTCCCTCTGGAATTTG GCTTTCCTGACAAAGTAACAATAAAGCAACGCTACCGTCTTCTGGGAAACAGCCTCAATGTACACGTGGTGGCAAAATTGATCTCCATTCTACTTGGATAA